A part of Silurus meridionalis isolate SWU-2019-XX chromosome 18, ASM1480568v1, whole genome shotgun sequence genomic DNA contains:
- the LOC124400790 gene encoding aldo-keto reductase family 1 member D1-like: MELTAKSHSVTLNNGLKMPLMGIGTYGDPRKTPKGTTYNAVKLAIEVGYRHIDGALVYFNEHEVGQAIRDKIADGTVKREDIYYCGKLWNTFHPPELVRPALEQTLKELQLDYVDLYIIELPIAFKPGDTFHPKDENGKYIYHHTDLCATWEALEACKDAGLVKSLGVSNFNKRQLELILNKPGLKYKPVSNQIECHPYFTQPKMMEFCKQNEIVIVGYSPLGTSRDPSWVNLKCPPMLEDEILVAIAKKYKKSTAQVALRFNVQRGVVVIPKSFNPERIKKNFEIFDFNLTDDEMKAIEGLNKNIRFVELLMWSDHPEYPFHEEY, encoded by the exons ATGGAGCTGACAGCTAAAAGTCATTCTGTCACCTTGAACAATGGGTTGAAAATGCCTCTTATGGGTATAGGGACCTATGGAGACCCTCGGAAG ACTCCTAAAGGAACCACGTATAACGCAGTCAAGCTGGCTATCGAGGTTGGATACAGGCACATCGATGGAGCTTTGGTGTATTTCAATGAGCATGAAGTCGGCCAAGCCATCCGAGACAAAATTGCAGATGGGACAGTGAAAAGAGAGGACATTTACTACTGTGGAAAG TTGTGGAACACGTTTCATCCTCCTGAGCTTGTAAGACCAGCACTGGAACAAACTCTCAAAGAACTGCAACTGGACTATGTGGATCTCTACATCATCGAACTCCCCATAGCTTTTAAG CCAGGGGATACTTTCCATCCAAAGGATGAGAACGGGAAATATATTTACCATCACACAGACCTTTGTGCCACATGGGAG GCATTAGAGGCCTGTAAAGACGCAGGGCTGGTAAAATCTCTCGGCGTGTCTAACTTCAATAAACGGCAGCTCGAGCTGATTCTGAATAAGCCAGGTCTAAAGTACAAACCTGTGTCGAATCAG attgaATGCCACCCGTACTTCACTCAGCCTAAAATGATGGAATTTTGTAAGCAGaatgaaattgtcattgttgGATACAGTCCTCTAGGAACATCCAGAGATCcatcttg GGTGAATTTAAAGTGTCCCCCTATGCTGGAGGATGAGATTCTGGTGGCCATTGCTAAGAAGTATAAGAAGAGCACAGCTCAGGTAGCGCTTAGGTTCAATGTGCAGCGAGGTGTAGTGGTCATTCCAAAGAGCTTCAACCCAGAGCGCATCAAGAAGAACTTTGAG ATATTTGACTTCAATTTGACTGATGATGAAATGAAGGCGATTGAAGGGCTTAACAAAAACATTCGCTTTGTGGAGCTTCTCAT GTGGAGTGATCATCCCGAATATCCGTTCCATGAAGAATATTAG